Part of the Candidatus Latescibacterota bacterium genome is shown below.
GCGCCGCTGAACGGGCCCAGAGTTAGATCTTCCCCGCTCGGCCCGGTTAGGTAGAACCCCACCCAGTCGTAGTTTTCCACCTCGTTCCACAGAATATCGCAGATTGATTTCAGTTTTTCATCACGTTCGCCCGGGGCCGAGATGATATCGTCGATCTTTTTTCGAATGTCATCGAAAAGTTCTTTTTTGTTCATTTTGATATCTCCTGCTTTTGTCGGGACGGTATGAAATCCGTATAACCGCAGAGACCCCGCAGTTGTACCACAACAAGCTGATTCAAGTCGACATGCAATTTTAGTTCTTTTCCTCAATCAGGCACTTGTCTGAAAAGTGTGGGGGGAAGAAAGATATTGCTTGCAATACTATGCGTCGCATAGTATGATGTAATGCACAATATAGGAGGTAGCATTGTATGAATGTTGAATTTCGCCGTGGTGTCCTGGTTCTGGCTATACTGCGATTACTTGATAAAGAACAATACGGGTATTCGCTGAGAGAGATACTCAATCGTTACGGGCTTGAAATAAATGAAGGTACTCTATATCCGCTTCTTCGAAGACTCGAATCACAGAAACTTCTGAAGAGCGACTGGCGGATAGGAGATGGACGGCCGCGAAAGTACTATCGAATATCAGGAAAGGGAAAGACCTCACTGGAGAAAATGTCGAAGGAATGGACTGAACTGGTAGGGGCGATGAACAATATCCTGGGAATGAAATCCTAGGATGAACAATATCCTGGGAATAAAATACTAGAATGAAGGAGTTAACAATGGGATTGATCGAACGTTACATAAAGGAGGTGGCCCGGCATCTACCGGCTGCTCTCAGGCGTGATGTTTCCATCGAACTCGAGTCTGCTATCGGGGACAGTGTCGACGCCGCGATGAAGGATTCACTCGATGGAGACAGGGCTATAGTCATTAAGGCAGTTCTGAGGGATTTCGGACAGCCCAGGACTATCGCATTGTCATATATGCCTGATAATCAGTTCATAATAGGACCGAAATATTACAGGCCGTTCCTGCGTGCTCTCAAGATAGTCATTCTTGCCGCTTATGCCGTAGTCCTCATCGGGTTGATAGGATATCTCGTTACAGAGGGACCCTCCCTCTGGGAGTTTTATCGGAAGTTCGTCGATTCGCTTGGGAAATTTCCCGTCACTGCCGCGACTTTGATCGGTGCTGTCTTTGCGGTTTTTGCCCTCCTGGAAAGATTCGCCGTGCCGAAGAGCAGTGCGGGACCGGAAGAGGAAACAAGCTGGGATCCTGATACACTCCCGCCACTTGATGACTCCAGTACCGTCAACAGGGTCGCGACCGTTTTAAATCTGTGTCTTTACTCC
Proteins encoded:
- a CDS encoding PadR family transcriptional regulator; this encodes MNVEFRRGVLVLAILRLLDKEQYGYSLREILNRYGLEINEGTLYPLLRRLESQKLLKSDWRIGDGRPRKYYRISGKGKTSLEKMSKEWTELVGAMNNILGMKS